CATGGGACAAACttgggacaaaaactacagtacaGAAGACTTCCCAGAAGACATTTTAGgccataaattaatttttttttgttttaaatttccatagtgtactacccccttaacgctcaaaatcttgttgttcCGAGGCAacgttctcgttttcgaaacttcgaacacCTCCATAAAGAAACGAAAGACctagtcctacgccaaaaaacaggactaatcaaacaaaacgtttttgttttgaaatgtaTTTGCAAGTATATTTACAGGCCTATATACAGAAGAAATATTTTCCTCCTTGGACGATGCCTTTCACGTCTACTTGGTGTGAGAATTACTGCTTTAGGTGAATTGAATATTTTTGGTGTCAACGCGGATCATCGACAACTCTGCTTCACGAGTTCAATATGATTGTTTGCAAAATTTTGATTAAAGTAATGAAACTATATAACAATCAGAAATTACGctgaaaaaaaacctaaaaatcgaacattgtttGTTGAATCCGTACAGAATAAGGAACAATAGCACTCGCACCCCTATTAATAAATGTTGTTAAATTACAACTCTGCAAAAGTGAATGATAATCAAACCGTCTTCAAAGAGTTATCGACTCCCTTCTTCAAAGAGTAAAATCATAAGGTTTGAAACTTTCGCGAAAGCTCTTCACAATGACCTCCTCTCCGGCCTTGTCCAGGTTGCACTGCCGCCAATCGATCTTCTCCTCGCAATTGAGCAAATTATCCGCACAAATTATCTCACGACCAAAGTGCAACGGGAAGTTCTTCATCTGTTTGGTGTACATAATCGTATCGTCGGGAAGATCCACTACAAAGTAAGGACACTTCTGGGGTAGATCCGCAGGGGATGAAGGTTTCGCCGCACTTTCCAGCGTAATGTTATGCTCCTCTGATTTGTCCTCCAAAACGTGCTTGATTTTCCACGCCACGTTGTTGTCAACTCCGATGGCGTTGATCTGAAGATGCCCAGTTTTGTAATTTCTCTCGTATAGGAAAATTGTCTCTTCTCTGTCCTTGAAGAAATTTGTAAGCGATTCCTTGAATCTATTCAATTCATCCCACTGAGCCGCGGACAACAGCGACGCGTTTTGGATATGGGTGATCGAAAGAATTAGAATGTGAGTTTCATTTATCGGACCTTTCGCAAGGGCCAGATAGAAATGTTCCCCGACCGATATGATCAAATGCTTTTCAATCGTTCCCGAACTAAGACAAAACCAACATTTCTCCTGATCAAAGGAAGGTCTTGCACGTTTCTGTTCGTGATTGCCGCTTACACGATTTCCCTGACCTTTCCGTTTCCGCGCGCTGTCGTCATAGGTGTTCATGTCGTAGAAATATTGTGAATTCCGGTCCCCTTTCAAATCCTTCCCACTTTCGCTGATATTCATATCAACATACGGCGAAACGGTCTCGTCTATGGTTTTCTGAATGAGCTCAATAACTCGCATTTTCTCAACGGGCATTACATTCAACGCATAAATATGCTTTTTCTTCTCCGTGTTGCCAAAATCTGCAAGCGCGATAAAACGAGTTGCCAGTTCCATCTGAGTATTCTTGTCGGGTTTGTTCCTGAAATAAATCCATTCGTTAATTCTAAGTCACATGCTAaaatgtttcatatttatctacCGATACGGTGGAGGTTCAAAATATTCCCCATTTAGGGCGCACAGGTGATATCTTGGCTTTATCGCGTCTGCCAACCAGGCGATTCGTTTCGAACCGTTTTTCACACCTTCCTTAATCCCAGCTGGCCATTGTGAGGTCACGAGCAAATCTACTCCGCGATAATCTCCCATGTTACTTTTGCTGGCTACTGAGAAGTCCCGCACGACCGTAACGTCATCATTGGTAAACTTCCATTCTGGCACAGTTCCACCCGTGCTGTCCGCTTCCACTCCACTGACGTACGCAATCTTGAGGCCGCTGGACGTGCAGTAAATCCCTCGTTTACCGAGATAGGTTAGATTCGGACAGAGATCTCCGTCCTGCAAATCGCGGTAAAATTTTGCCGAGAGCTCATCATTGGGGCCCAAGATGTATATCGGAATAGGAACTAAAACATTCAACAGTTCGTTTATGATTACAAAATAAGCATTATATCCTATTGTTTTACATACTACTCTTAAGTTTGCTCTTGTAGTCGTTGAGATCATCTGTTTCGGTGGACGAACCGAAGAAGTTGCCCACACACAAAACCAAATCGAACGGACCGGTCTTTTTGTTTACAGTTTCGATGCGCGCGAAGAACGACTTCAGCCTGCCGTTGACATCACCGACAATCAATCTGAAAGCGAGAATGTTTAGTTTGGTTAAATTCCGAAATTCTTGCAGCTACTTACATTCTCTGTTTGTTATCCATCTCAGCTTTCCATGGAAATATTTAAGTTTTAAGAAATTAAAAACCAGTAACCTATTGTTGGTATGAAGCAGAACTCAAATGATCACGACGCGCTTCAAcgagcagttgtcaaaaatcactCCCTTTGGGGACGGAACTAAATGCACGATTGAAAGACAGATGTCACTAATTGAGGAGTAACCAAAAACAGTAGAGCCCCGATTTTTTAGCGCAATTGACCTAATatcagggacagacatacagctgtactagcgttgtacgtgtacagcgttgtacaggtaccatcgtagcatgacagacatactttggttgtacattgcaccgcatgtcaaactgacaataagaaattcgaccaattttcaccacatttttcaatgaaaaagttctttatttagcgtctgaactatcaaacacaacaaacaagttttcaatctgagttattaacccaagagaaagtcaataaaaagaatatttaccaagtgttttgattcagtttgttcatgctacctaccactaaccgtttgtggcgctgcgcacagtacaactgtagtcaTGTACCACGgtgaaataggtcggtacagatacagcgattgtaccgagatgcttgcatggttctagcgctgtacatggtgacagacatacatttttcgaagtacagtgcaagtacagttgtatgtctgtcataagtataagacaagacgtgacaactggcttcctactcttctttctgcattttcgtcaaccaagtgctagataataccagggacagacatacagctgtacctgcgttgtacgtgtacagcgttgtacaggtaccatcgtaccatgacagacatactttggttgtacattgtaccgtatgtcaaactgacaatcagatatttttccaatttccaccacatatttcaatgaaaaaggtttttatttagtgtctaaactatcaaaaataacaaaaaagtttccaatctgagttattaacttaaaagaaagtcaatgaaaagaacgtttatcaagtgatttgattctgcttgttcatgctacccaccactaaccgtctatggcgctgcgcacagtacaactgtagccatgtacagcggtaaaacaggtcggtacaggtacagcgattgtaccgagttgcttgcatggttctagcgctgtacatggtgacagacatacaattttcgaagtacaacgcaagtacagctgtgtgtctgtcataagtataacagGGAGCCGAGCcacgcgagatgtgaaggtagccaaatgttataaaatttcggaagattattttcccataagagaaacatgtgttcttcgtatcatgtattattAGAGCtgtacaatttttcatattaattATAAAATCGGGTGTCATATTTTAAACAgttagtattttcctgttattttggtaaccaaaacaaatttaaatccagagaaagcaaaaagaaatagaaaacgtagatttgataacaggagtatgatatgttgaaatacattaattgaatgaaaattaacttctccgtatcgaaTTAATGTTCAatatgaatggaaaactttgttttcttcatatggtaaaataatctcttacaaaaatggtatctgaagataattttatattataataaattttaatgagaatatcggaaagtgtatagaaaatggGTTAAGTTATGGTAAGGaagacgtgcttcaagtaaataaacaacgccaagtaaaaatatcattcagattttgacaaatttaaaactgccttcgggccggcTAATCTGATGTGGTGAGAGTAGTAAGCCttgttaaaaactaattttgtttCCAGGTGTCAACATTGTATagctgtcatcgcggatacacttcatttcgttttcaccgtgaagtgtatacggaaataaggccttataattcaaCTCTGACATCGTTCAAAAACTAACAGCACTGTACAATGTTTCCCTCTCTTCGGGAATTGAACACAGGACGTagcagaaacgaaaatatacaaagaatccaTCATAGAAAtttttgctaaattgaaatatgaatgcaactattagtcaattttgaatatatttggcaacactgtgaaaatgttggaaatcccattttagtatatttatctttgtcaacTGTTTTTCTCATCAACCAATCAGGAgtcgagttgcaagtggtccgagtttgacagaaaaagtggtccggaatcggccccctattggcgatctaacgcaaaacgtaaatgatcgttgagacatctggattttgtttttgaactaagaaaatgatgctaatataacctaaaactcaaaaacaaatcacgtatattttacttccgggctctccaaggtagttctcacatgcaggaatcgtgcatttttctatttgtgtttgattgtgttctcgaatttccttctttaattcaaccattgtcaacatttttatagttttcactactgaaagaggtaaataaataacatgttatatacaaAATTGGGCagcattaaatttcttacaaactcatcgcaatcaaataatcttttatgattataacattgtaatttatggaaagaactacaaaccttccataagctcacatggcaaaatttaaaacaatcatcactgtcaccgcagcgccgcctaggtgtagatttgtacgttagatcgccaattgtcaTGTCTAGTCTCAGCAATTGAGGAATTatcgttagatttacaaccagatggcgcagtaaactgatgatgttttgttttgacgtgggactacgtctaaccggagtattcACGCTTATTCCGGATCTCGAACGGGTTTGaaattttgtaacccgttcgacttcggttaagcacatttatcaatccgttcgacttctaattatttcgaaatttgtttttttatcaatacaagtatgccaaatttgcagacatgctcataattttattgatattttattATTGTTGGAAAATCTATTCTGTTTtagacttatattttcagttgcagactgCAGGGATATGATATTTCTTTTCTTTATGGGTTGGGTCAATTctctgcgttttttttttttgcgattctCGTGGTTACAAAGGTAGCTGGCAGATATTTATACATTCTAGATTTTCGTCGCAGACTTTCAAAAcgatcatctggcatctctggaggtgaCGACATTTACTTTGACAAAGGCCAAAACGAAAACAACAATTTGTGAACGGTTTTCATTAGCTGATAGTTCTAGACTATTGCAGTGCGGACTTTTACAGTAAAATTTTTGAATGATTTACAAATAGATCAAAAAGGCTCGAAGGTATGTATATTGTTTTTCTTAAATATCGATTGTTTGCAATGTGAAATGTAAAATGCtgttacatttgaaaatgtaaAGCATTGCACAATTTTGGTTATGACTTTATTGTTtaaaactttcaattttttaGATACCATAACTAACCGGAGATGTGGAAACCTTTGCGTTCCAGGCTGAAGTCGCTCAGCTGATATGGCTGATATGCGTGAATTGATTGAACTCTTCGGATGCTctcgaaaaaattcgttatgcATACAAGAATGTTGGCTCGGACTATCATGGATACTGGTATCGGAATGACCAAAGCCGATCTgatcaattggcgatctaacgtacaaatctacacctaggcggcgctgcggtgaaagtgatgatggttttaaattttgccatgtgagcttatggaaggtttgtagttctttccataaattacaatgtcataatcataaaagattatttgattgcgatgagtttgtaagaaatttaattctgcgcaattttatatataacatgttatttatttacctctttcagtagtgaaaactataaaaatgttgacaatggttgaatcaaagaaggaaatttgagagcacaatcaaacacaagtagaaaaatgtacgattcctgcatgtgagaactaccttggaaagcccggaagtaaaatatacgtgatgtGCCTtagagttttaggttacattagcatcactttcttagttaaaaaacaaaatccagatgtctcattgGTCGTTTACGtattgcgttagatcgccaataagcTTGGCACGATTACCAACTCCGAAACGAAAGCGTTTATGTAAACTTTGCAAGCCGGAGCCGACATGTgtgtctcaaatgattccgacggATCGCCACCCTGTTATATGTGCATCGCACACAGTTCATTATTATCTGAATCAATCTTGTCAACATTCGAGAAAGGCCGTGTTTTTaaatgattctccatagctgtAAGAACGcgagagaaaaacaaaaaaaccaaTGTTATTTATTatatggatatatttttttttcaaattttatcaaaaataaatcagCTTCACGAGGCACTTAGGTGCACAttcttttaatgttttttttctttacaaaAAGTTGATAACAAAAACCTAATAAATGCACTTTTGTCTTGATCAATCCCTGATTCCATAAGACACATACTCTGTGGTATATAAAACTTGGAAGCAATTTCTATTACACTATCCAACTAAACCTTACAGTTTTTCAATCAGGATGAAACAAGCGCCACCACCTTCATTGCAGATCGATGCACAGTCTGGCCAGTCTTGAGATTGTACGCCAAATGAGTGACCAAACAAGCAGCCGACATTCCGATAGGATGATTGGCGACTGCGACAACCAAGAAGGCATCGTTAAAATTCCCACATGGCGACATCCTCTTTAAAAATACCGGTCTGCTGGAGTAATTTAGGAATTGCTAGCAGGCGCTATTCGGaaatattttttggatcgatttcgGCATCAGCAAATCCAATAATGCGAGCCAATAATTTGCACTTGAGCTTTTCGGCCACTTCAGCTGTCATAAAAATCGTAGCCGAAGTACCATTATTCAGAGTAGATGCATTTCCAGCGGTAACGTTTTCACTCTCACCTGAAATACTGTAGCCAATTGACTGAATTTGTAGAGATTAATTCGTTTATATCACTCATCTCTGCTAACAACAGAGATGCCGCGCTTGCCGCGATGCCGCGGCTTGCCGCGCTTTCCAGGGATTGTCACAGGCGTTTTTTctgcatcaaaaatttttccGCGTAGTTCCCCATGTGGAATTTGTTGTAAACATCAATCAGTCCGTAGAACACAATACCGTCCTGTATGGTGCATTCGATATTGACTCCATTCCTCCCGCCGGTACAACATCTTGTTGGCCCAGCATCAACGCTTGCGCTCCCAGCATactgctttttattccggatgAGCACACTTTATTAACAGTTGTGCAGATTGTGCTTTTTTGAAGCCTGGTGAAAGTGACCGCTTGCCTAACAGGAACCTGGCCCAATCCAGCAGCGCTCACATTACCCATACAAACTTCCTGTATGTCTcctcttgtttttgttttggttccaCAGTTGTCTGACTGCTGCGATGAAAGTTCGACATTCGAAATTCACCGCCCTTCAGGATTTGAGGCGAACGGGTAGAATGCAAAATTTTCGAACTCGTTCGGATTGTGAAATCCAATCAatccaattggcgatctaacgtacaaatctacacctaggcggcgctgcggtgaaagtgatgatggttttaaattttgccatgtgagcttatggaaggtttgtagttctttccataaattacaatgttataatcataaaagattatttgattgtgatgagtttgtaagaaatttaattctgcgcatttttatatataacatgtttttttcttatcTCTTTCAGTAGTTAAAATAGTGTAAATATCGACgatggttgaatcaaagacggaaattcgagagcaccattaaaaacaagtagaaaaatgcatggttcttgcatgtgagaactaccttggaaagtccggaagtaaaacatacgtgatttgtttttcaattttaggttaccttatcatcattttcttagttcaaaaacagaatccagatgcctcaccgatcgtttacgttttgcgttagatcgccaatcgcCGATCGTGAACCGGAATGAGGGTGATTGACgcatttacgttggatttacaacaagatggcgcagcgagtaaaatgagaatgttttttttttttttttgaatgaaattcgttcaaattttctagacaaatcagaatttatcttcaaatttcccggtttcatgtatactttccacgctgaaaaggttagaaaatcatcattttacaatgtgctatgtatattacaaGGAATGGCTTGTtgtaagtattgtaactttaattttttttcaactaagtaaacgatgaatagggtgttttgcgccaaaaaatactgcaaattcttctcgtatcgactcctacataatcaatgatatcagccaatttgatatgatatcgatttcatagcaattatccatagtatcaataactggtatgcattatcaaacttaaaattttcgaagattatctatgactttggtcaaatcgcgtgttgaaaccaacgtaaatatacaaaactccaacattcttaccatatactgacgacattcaatggctgaaatgaatctaaattgaaataaaatgaataatcaccaccgaatcttgctttttagtgcgtaaaataaacaaacagcctcacttttgtggttcttagttctaatgtagatgtcacatgagctgattcagctttgcgtaaattcatcAATAAGTTCTAAAACCACTTGCCGTTTTTGTTCTTGTATTGGTTTCACAGTTGTCTAACTGCAACGATGAAAGTTCGAAATTCGAAATTCATCGCCTGTTTGGATTTGAGGCGAACGGGTAGAATGCAAAATATTCGAACTCAATCGGATTGTGAAATCCAATCGCCGATCTTGTACCGGAATAGGGTTAAGCTCGTCAATGTGGAATCGCGCGGCGTGATTACCACATCTCCACACCTCAATTAGATTTAAGTTGAACGAATCCCAGAATTCTAAATAACGATCTGTTCGGGTAATTCTATCTCGATCTAATTTCGGAGTATGGGTGAATATTTCTGAAGTGCGAACGAAATCTAGAAGGTGTCCTTTCGTGTAGAACCTTCTTCGCGCTTCAGTTGGGTAATTTATTGGCAGAATAGTGGCCCAACACTCATAGTGACGTCTGATGCGGGTTCAACCTTTATCGTCTTCAGATAAAACGATACGAGTGACAAACGATCAGAACGATACATATTCTCACCTGTTCTGTTTTAAAGTGACGTTATGATGTTATCTCGTAAATCGCCACGGAAGAGTGCGATGGCCATCACCATCGAGTGTTGAAGAAGCGTAGGAGTGAGCGGTAAGGAAGCTGTTGATGGTGTGTGAGCAGCCATTATTGCATTTCTCCTCTTCGGTTGGTTGTCTTTCCTTTCAATCGATTCCGACGAGTTTGTCCGTACGGTTTATTCCGTGTATTTCGCTAACCAGAAGGAGGCAAAAATCTCTTTTAATCGGTTTGTACAACCACGAATCATATCGAAATTCGGCTAGTATCATAATAGTACACGGCAAAAGTACGAATTGATACTAGTTTGCGGAGAAAACGCGctgaaaaaagtgaaatttcgcatttttttttttcttgtgtgtTGGAAACAAATTTTCTGCCTTTTCCGCAGTTCGCTGTTTAAGGCTTCACACGCATACAAACAAGTCCGCACTGCATGAGCAGCCCCCGTATTGAAACCTGAATCTTGTGGCCGCGAACGTTGTGTATATTATGCGGGAGAGTGAAAACAAGTGTTGGTGTTACTCACTCATTGCTCTGGTTTCACCTTGTTTTTCCCTCGAAGTGGACGACGAATCTGAGTGGCCGCGAaaacctgttcctgttcctttttttttctcgctccGCTGTGGGCATTTGCATGAAAATTTTCGCAAAGCTTCTATTcccaaatattttacatttgAAATTGTACCGCTAAAATGGGATATTCATCGCAATAAAGAAGGAATTCCGGCGCCTCAGTGTTGGTTCATTTTCAGTTTCTATCAAACAGTAGAGAAAATACAAGCTTCCAGAGTATATAAAACAACAATACTGTGCTTGTCCGTTTGTTATCACAACTAATCGATGCTCAATTAATTCATGCGGCCAATTTCTATTCGTTGGCAACACTGTTAGTTTCCTAGTTGGAAATCCTTCATTCAGGCTCTCAACTCGGTTCGCGTGTGAATCCAACTTTGGCAGCCAGCCGTTCTTATTCAGACCCTTTCTCGCATTCTCGTTTCTCAAAAAAGTTACATCACACTTGTAATAGTCTGTCTGATTTTAATACCACTGCAATGAGTGTACTCCTCTCCTATCTCCGAAACCAGTTGAGTGAGAGATAATGCTGTTGTCCTCGCCGCCGagtcttttttttgcttggttGCTTGCTTGCGTACAACGATGTATCGATGAAATGAGAAAATATCGCCATCGCATCCAACGGGAATAAACAGTGCACACACAGTCAGTGATGAGGTGTGAAGAATGTCCGCAGAGCGAATATCCAGCAAGTGGGAAAGATACtagaataacttttttttttcgagtgtttCGTTTCGTTTAACTTCTGCGCTCCGTGGTGGTTGTTATGGAGCTGTCGAGATAAAACTCATTTTGCATAGTGCTATTAATTTGTGCTCAATGAGTCAATGTCAAATGTGTTGAATCGTTGAAGAATATTATTCTGTTTATCGCTCGCAAAACAAAGAAAGTGCTTTTTGTACGTTTCAGTCCGTGTTTTTCGTTTGAATGTTTTTCAGTGTTTCCCTTCTCTTACAGGATTAGATCCGGGGAAAAGTATGTTATCCTAGATAATCCTGTTTTTCGTGAAGATTAAGTAACTCATCCATGCAGCAGTTGGGAAATTAGTCATCGTCATAGTATAGAGCTTGTGGACTAGAGAAACGGTGTCGGTAATCTGCAGCAGTTAACTTTTCTGCGTGGTGAAAAAAAGAGCGATTTGCTGCTGAGAAGTGAAGAAGTGAAAATGGTGCCGATGAAAAGGATTTATCTTGCCATACTTATTATGGTGGTGAGCAGCAGTTTTCACAGCAACCAGGTGAAAGGAGATAAatacgaggacgaggatgactACTATGACTCCAGAGGTGAGTGTTTACTCGAGATTGATGCGAAATTCTCTATAACAAGAATAAACAGTGTAGCTTGATGTCCTAGCTGCTTTACTTGCTTTTCCCTATTTCCACAAGCTATTAGTGGAATAATCTAGAAGATGGGTAAACTCCAACATGTTTGTTCAATTACTGTTGGACTCGAGGGATTTTCATTAGTAAAATCCTTCCCTCGGCAACACGCCAAAAAACTAAACGTTACCAACAGAGCATCGtgacaacatcaacaacaactgTTCACTTTTTTTCTCCCATAGGCCCATCCCATGGGTCCCTGGATTCATATGCAGATAATGGCTCCGAATTCACGGATGGGACGGTTCGATTTTGGCTCTGCGTCAAAAtttcattttgtcaaaaacgaACCGTGCCAAAATCGAGCGAGTTGTACATCATACATACAAAGACAATGCTATAAAGGTTCTTGCAATGGTATTGCTAGCAAAATTATCTTAGTTTGCAGGGAAATTATAAAATAGTTGTGATCAAATGGAGAATGAAAAGATATTTCTTCCTAATGAAGTCACACATAGTTTACCGGGTCACAcaagacccggcaaacttcgttccgcccaaaatttgttttttgttatcaataccttcaaacattcacgttttcttactaagcacaagTTCATgattccaatcgcagaactgttcattgattgatattctaatcgaccccgttaaatttaccttttactaaaaaattcctagtacttctaccaaaactcaccattataatatcagactattttcagactcaattctcgttcaagatttttgaaccacttgcaaataacatgtttctccgttgcatggaataattttttttatccaaaaatatatatttttattaaggctcatagggcgtcagcctaacggggccgggagttcaatatttcaacaatgtttgccttacaactatgttgGTAATATGTTGGTAAAACCGGtaactcgcggttggctcgaggttagtattacaagtgttttcgtaattgtgatgttgctgtatccaatgctctgtacatgtgcccgacacgggatacttcctattgggatgcagctgaccattaatcagcaacgccctctagtatgtaccccatatctagcgtggtgcgtcttcttgactcgaggaatccaggatagaatgatcactagccggcgcaaacatcagttcgtgtagagttgtcatgagcggtacaacctttggctcttgttgaatcatcagtggactgcacaaccttcggcccgtgtatctgtaaagagtgtgtgtatgtattgccgcgactaagtaaaagtttatagatcggataggagggatatgaaacagggacacaacgaaggaagaaTCATtcaacgttgacatcggcgtttctgaggaacaggtatagatgaagcagaagatcaggatcacggctaccaaagatatcccggacggggatatccgattgtctgccttttgctctcattgctctagagagctgagagcgagcagcatggaaccggatacacgaccagacaacatgctcgatgtcgtggtagccatcgccacaatcacaaagattgtttgctgcgagcccaatagagcccatagagatgcgcgtttaggttgtagtgattggacatgagccgagatatcacgcgaatgaaatcacgacctacattcaatcccttaaaccaagcactagggataatcgtgtgtaaccaacgaccgaactcatcttcactccacatgcgctgccaacttacgagcgtgtcctgacgaggaatgtgaaaaaatcattataagcaatttgcctttcaaaaagtgtgtctTCTGAagtgcccaccttagctagcgagtccgctctctcattccccggaaccgagcaatgagagggaacccatgctaaggtaatcttgaataattttccgaccagaacactcaatagatgccttattcttgttaggaaataagatgagcgtttatcaactttcattgagcggattgcctctattgagctgagactgtctaaaaaaataaaacaatgtataataaaataatagtaTATCGCATCCAGTTCAGCGGCATACACAGAACAAGgttctctgagtttgaaagaggcactggaattttcattgaagatgccgaagccagtggacccgtttatgaatgaaccgtcagtaa
The Toxorhynchites rutilus septentrionalis strain SRP chromosome 2, ASM2978413v1, whole genome shotgun sequence genome window above contains:
- the LOC129767443 gene encoding CWF19-like protein 1 homolog, whose product is MDNKQRILIVGDVNGRLKSFFARIETVNKKTGPFDLVLCVGNFFGSSTETDDLNDYKSKLKSIPIPIYILGPNDELSAKFYRDLQDGDLCPNLTYLGKRGIYCTSSGLKIAYVSGVEADSTGGTVPEWKFTNDDVTVVRDFSVASKSNMGDYRGVDLLVTSQWPAGIKEGVKNGSKRIAWLADAIKPRYHLCALNGEYFEPPPYRNKPDKNTQMELATRFIALADFGNTEKKKHIYALNVMPVEKMRVIELIQKTIDETVSPYVDMNISESGKDLKGDRNSQYFYDMNTYDDSARKRKGQGNRVSGNHEQKRARPSFDQEKCWFCLSSGTIEKHLIISVGEHFYLALAKGPINETHILILSITHIQNASLLSAAQWDELNRFKESLTNFFKDREETIFLYERNYKTGHLQINAIGVDNNVAWKIKHVLEDKSEEHNITLESAAKPSSPADLPQKCPYFVVDLPDDTIMYTKQMKNFPLHFGREIICADNLLNCEEKIDWRQCNLDKAGEEVIVKSFRESFKPYDFTL